Proteins from a single region of Antechinus flavipes isolate AdamAnt ecotype Samford, QLD, Australia chromosome 2, AdamAnt_v2, whole genome shotgun sequence:
- the DUSP15 gene encoding dual specificity protein phosphatase 15 isoform X1, giving the protein MGNGMNKVLPGLYLGNFIDAKDPDQLSKNKITHIISIHESPQPLLQDITYLRIPVPDTPEVPIKKHFKECINFIHYCRLSGGTCLVHCFAGISRSATIVTAYVMTVTGLGWREVLEAVKAVRPIANPNPGFKQQLEEYGWGNARKLRRQLEEKYGESPFNDEEEIRALLPLCKRCREASPSGSAEGTLQRLVPRPPREVRRPLPLLARVKQTFSCIPRCLSRKGGK; this is encoded by the exons ATGGGGAATGGCATGAACAAG GTTCTTCCTGGACTCTATCTGGGAAACTTCATTG aTGCCAAAGACCCAGACCAGCTGAGCAAGAATAAAATCACGCACATCATCTCTATCCACGAGTCTCCCCAGCCCTTGCTGCAG GATATTACCTATCTTCGGATCCCAGTGCCTGACACCCCTGAAGTCCCTAT TAAGAAGCACTTCAAAGAATGCATCAACTTCATCCACTACTGTCGCCTCAGTGGAGGGACCTGCCTTGTACACTG CTTTGCGGGCATCTCCCGAAGTGCCACCATTGTGACAGCCTACGTGATGACGGTGACAGGACTGGGCTGGCGAGAGGTCCTGGAGGCAGTCAAAGCGGTCCGACCCATCGCCAACCCCAACCCAGGCTTCAAGCAGCAGCTGGAAGAGTACGGCTGGGGCAATGCCCGGAAG CTGCGCAGGCAACTAGAGGAGAAGTATGGAGAGAGTCCGTTCAACGATGAAGAGGAGATCCGGGCCTTGCTGCCCCTGTGCAAGCGCTGCCGGGAGGCGTCCCCCTCGGGCAGCGCTGAGGGTACCCTGCAGAGACTGGTCCCCAGACCCCCGAGAGAGGTCCGGAGACCTCTCCCTCTCCTCGCCCGAGTCAAGCAGACTTTCTCCTGCATCCCCAGGTGTCTGTCCCGGAAAGGGGGGAAGTGA
- the DUSP15 gene encoding dual specificity protein phosphatase 15 isoform X2 translates to MGNGMNKVLPGLYLGNFIDAKDPDQLSKNKITHIISIHESPQPLLQDITYLRIPVPDTPEVPIKKHFKECINFIHYCRLSGGTCLVHCFAGISRSATIVTAYVMTVTGLGWREVLEAVKAVRPIANPNPGFKQQLEEYGWGNARKVSVPERGEVMAASYVQALICRAELGGSQAQDPGAQGR, encoded by the exons ATGGGGAATGGCATGAACAAG GTTCTTCCTGGACTCTATCTGGGAAACTTCATTG aTGCCAAAGACCCAGACCAGCTGAGCAAGAATAAAATCACGCACATCATCTCTATCCACGAGTCTCCCCAGCCCTTGCTGCAG GATATTACCTATCTTCGGATCCCAGTGCCTGACACCCCTGAAGTCCCTAT TAAGAAGCACTTCAAAGAATGCATCAACTTCATCCACTACTGTCGCCTCAGTGGAGGGACCTGCCTTGTACACTG CTTTGCGGGCATCTCCCGAAGTGCCACCATTGTGACAGCCTACGTGATGACGGTGACAGGACTGGGCTGGCGAGAGGTCCTGGAGGCAGTCAAAGCGGTCCGACCCATCGCCAACCCCAACCCAGGCTTCAAGCAGCAGCTGGAAGAGTACGGCTGGGGCAATGCCCGGAAG GTGTCTGTCCCGGAAAGGGGGGAAGTGATGGCCGCGAGTTACGTCCAGGCCCTTATTTGCAGAGCTGAGTTGGGGGGGAGTCAGGCTCAGGACCCAGGAGCACAAGGCAGATGA